In Alkalihalobacillus sp. FSL W8-0930, a single window of DNA contains:
- a CDS encoding ATP-dependent helicase: MQTAFYQHKLTTLSTLDRSEWQRVYQAAKRGEVTCPHCHEPVRMNMSIKCAPLFEHPRSLFDCEEQVKKLERTQTKIEQPTTNQTETSVGGFILPKGHSIESQSKPVNDLEWKEPVSIHSFPSFTKPSSVKRNQSNPYRQSLEESGIILDEAQWRAVTKTEGPLLLVAGAGSGKTRVLTSRAAYMLQHVGILPEQMILVTFTAKAAREMKERMQIYPGLSKQTLRKLMIGTFHSIFYKMLLHHEPDKWDSRFLLKEWQRVQIIKEAGRNMGLDEKEFAYDQALTQISWWKNHLLTPEQVKPADHWEERCASLYKTYEETRKARSTFDFDDMLTGCYDMLTSNQALLKRYQERFSYVSVDEFQDINKIQFKLIQLLCEPDRNLCVVGDDDQSIYAFRGSDPEYLRRFPALYPEGETLILNQNYRSTHPIVSLANNVVKTNKQRMSKELQAQATSETVPFLFFPYDEEEEATMIVTDIKERIHEGAAPSDFAILYRTNVHSMALFERLIQSSIPFMIEQDGESFYKRKVVKKALAYLRIAQQPDDTEAMTDLIGALFLKQDRLTEIKSLSIMHDCSLLEALKHLSGLKPFQLKKMEDLPSQCKEINQLTPLEALNRIEKELGFKDYLKKQGSEGNKMDKGSDDLARLKVSARQHNSIPSFLEHVDHMVAKQDEQRSQPNDSDAVQLMTIHRSKGLEFKHVYILGAVEGSMPHDYALDAWRDGDDQPLEEERRLMYVAMTRAEYALAISVPMMYKGKRAQRSRFVREMSRQTAPIKRTEVKSR; encoded by the coding sequence ATGCAAACAGCATTTTATCAACATAAATTAACTACTCTATCTACACTAGACCGTAGTGAATGGCAGCGAGTATATCAAGCCGCTAAACGAGGCGAGGTGACCTGTCCTCATTGTCATGAGCCTGTGCGCATGAACATGAGCATAAAGTGCGCCCCTTTATTTGAACATCCTCGTTCATTGTTTGATTGTGAGGAACAGGTTAAGAAACTTGAACGGACTCAAACAAAAATAGAACAACCAACAACAAATCAAACGGAAACGAGTGTCGGTGGGTTTATCTTACCCAAAGGTCACTCTATCGAATCTCAATCTAAACCAGTTAATGACCTGGAATGGAAGGAGCCTGTTTCAATTCACAGCTTTCCCTCCTTTACAAAGCCTTCTTCAGTTAAAAGAAACCAGTCAAACCCTTACCGTCAATCACTTGAGGAGTCAGGTATCATCCTTGACGAGGCACAGTGGAGAGCCGTCACAAAAACGGAAGGACCATTATTACTTGTAGCTGGTGCTGGCAGCGGAAAAACGCGTGTCCTAACTAGCAGAGCGGCATATATGCTACAGCATGTCGGCATACTACCTGAACAAATGATTCTCGTTACCTTTACGGCGAAAGCAGCAAGAGAAATGAAAGAACGGATGCAAATCTATCCTGGTCTTTCAAAACAAACGCTAAGGAAATTAATGATTGGTACCTTCCATAGCATTTTCTATAAGATGCTTCTACATCATGAGCCTGATAAATGGGACAGCCGTTTTTTATTAAAGGAATGGCAACGAGTTCAGATCATTAAAGAGGCAGGTCGCAACATGGGTCTTGATGAGAAAGAATTCGCCTACGATCAAGCCCTCACTCAAATAAGCTGGTGGAAAAATCACTTACTGACACCAGAGCAGGTGAAACCAGCAGATCATTGGGAGGAACGCTGCGCCTCTTTGTATAAAACATACGAAGAAACAAGAAAAGCACGATCTACCTTTGATTTTGATGATATGTTAACAGGTTGTTACGATATGCTTACTTCCAATCAAGCTTTACTTAAACGATACCAGGAACGTTTTTCCTACGTTTCAGTTGATGAGTTCCAAGACATTAATAAAATTCAATTTAAGTTGATTCAACTATTATGTGAGCCTGATCGTAATCTTTGTGTAGTTGGAGATGATGATCAATCGATTTACGCTTTTAGAGGCAGTGATCCCGAATACCTTCGACGTTTCCCTGCTTTATATCCGGAAGGTGAGACGCTTATTCTAAATCAAAATTATCGCTCCACCCACCCAATCGTGTCACTTGCCAATAATGTTGTAAAAACAAATAAGCAACGAATGAGTAAGGAATTACAAGCTCAAGCAACTTCAGAGACGGTTCCTTTCCTCTTCTTTCCTTATGATGAAGAAGAGGAAGCAACGATGATTGTGACAGATATTAAAGAGCGCATTCATGAGGGGGCTGCCCCCTCAGATTTCGCGATTCTTTACCGGACAAACGTCCACTCCATGGCTTTGTTTGAACGGCTGATCCAGTCTAGCATTCCATTTATGATTGAGCAGGACGGCGAATCCTTCTACAAACGGAAAGTGGTCAAAAAAGCGCTGGCTTACCTTCGTATTGCCCAGCAACCAGATGATACAGAAGCAATGACAGATTTAATTGGAGCGCTGTTTTTAAAACAGGATCGATTAACAGAGATTAAGAGTCTCAGCATCATGCACGACTGCTCGTTACTTGAAGCCTTAAAGCATCTCAGTGGTTTAAAGCCGTTCCAGCTAAAAAAAATGGAGGACCTGCCCTCTCAATGTAAGGAGATTAATCAATTAACCCCTCTAGAGGCATTAAATCGGATCGAAAAGGAGCTTGGCTTTAAGGATTATCTTAAAAAGCAGGGTAGCGAAGGTAATAAGATGGATAAAGGAAGCGACGATCTTGCCAGATTAAAAGTATCTGCAAGACAACATAACTCAATTCCCTCTTTCTTGGAACATGTTGATCATATGGTTGCCAAGCAAGACGAACAACGATCGCAGCCAAATGATTCTGACGCCGTTCAACTCATGACTATCCACCGCTCAAAAGGACTGGAGTTTAAACATGTGTATATCCTTGGTGCGGTTGAGGGATCTATGCCACACGATTATGCATTGGATGCTTGGCGTGATGGCGACGATCAGCCTCTCGAAGAAGAACGCAGGCTTATGTATGTAGCCATGACGCGTGCCGAGTATGCCCTAGCTATTTCCGTTCCAATGATGTATAAGGGAAAACGCGCACAACGCTCTCGTTTTGTACGCGAGATGAGTCGACAGACAGCGCCTATTAAACGGACCGAGGTGAAATCAAGGTGA